AGGTGGTGAGATCGCGGCGTTGATTGCGCCGGATGGCGCTGCGCTTATCCGGCCTACGGTTTAGTTTGTTCGCTTTTGTAGGCCCGGTAAGCGCACCGCCACCGGGCATTAAAGGCGATAATCCGGTTAAGTTTGTCCGGTTTTGTAGGTCGGGTAAGGCGCAGCCGCCACCCGACATTGACCGTTATTTTCCCGCTTCCGGATGGGTATCAAACCCCGCCATCACCGCCGTTAATTCTGTCAGCGAAAAACCGTGTTTCGGATCGTCCACGCCTAATCCAAAACGCGCCTGCATCACGGCATACAGCGCATTGGCATCCGGCAGATTGACCGTTTCAACGGCGCGAGCGCCCTGCCAGTGTGTGAAGTGATAGTTCGTTAATGTCAGTTTTCCGCCGTCCGGCAGGTGGCGGCACATCAGCAAGTGGTGACGGAAATGCGACTGTGGCCAGTGGGCGGACCAGAAATTGCCCATCACGTAATCGGTGAAATACTGTGTCGCCAGGTCAAAATGGTACATCGACTGCCAGTGCTCGTGATGGCGGAACTGCAGCACCCAGTCGTTATTTTCGTTCATCAGGCGATAAACACCGTGCGGCGTGGCCTGCTCTTCACCGGCAATCAGGCGAATCGGCGCAGTTAGCGTCTGGCCGCCAAATCCGACATCCGCAATCCAGCGCTCGCCGTTGAGTTCCACCAACAGCAAACGGTGCGTGCGCGGCGGCATTTGCGGCGGATTCGCCAGAATCACACGGCCCAGCACGCTACGCACCTCAAAGCCCACTTCACGCAGTACCCGCTCGAATAATCCGTTTTGCTCAAAGCAGTAGCCGCCGCGACGGGCGGAGACCAGTTTGTCGGCAACGCACTGATCGTCGAGCTGGATTTCGCGCGTCATGACCACGTCAATATTCTCAAACGGGATCGCGCAGTTGTGGCTTAAATGCAGCGCTCGCAGGGTGTCGATGTCAACGGAGACCGGCTGTTGCCAGCCGATACGTGAAAAATAAGCACTCAAAAATGGGGACATGTTTCGCTTCCTTGGAGAGATATTCCCTGTTTATAAACTATTTTTACGATCCCACTGGCGCAAAAGTGCTTTTTAGCGACGCGCGCCACGCTGCATGATGTGCAACGCGGTAAGCATCAGCGTCAGCCCGGTGATTAACGTCAGCGTCGCCATCGCCATACCTTGCCCGACCGAACCCTGTTCAAACTGCCGCCAGATAAAGACCGACACCGTTTGTGTTCCGGCGGGCGCGAGTAATAGTGATGTCACCAGTTCCCGCGAGGCAATGGCAAACACCATCAGCATCGCCGCCAGCAGCGCCGGGAAGACTAACGGCAGCACGATAAAGCGCAGCGCCTGAAATGCCGATGCGCCGTGTACCCGCGCGGCAGGTTCGAGATTGCCGCCCAGCTGACGTAATGCGCTACCGACATAACGCACCGGCCACGGCAGGAGCAAACAGCAGTACGACAACAGCAGGATTGCCCAGCTGTTATAAGGGGAAATTACCCAGAACGGCTGGTTCCACAGCAGGATCAATCCGACGCCGACCACTACGCCGGGCAGCGCGGCGGGCATCAGAGAAAGTGCGTCGATAAATCCGCGCCCTTTTATCTTTTGCACCACCACCAGCCACGAAGCCAGCAGGCCGAGCATTCCGGTGATACAGGCCGCACCCAGCGCCAGTGAAAGACTGGTGCCCAGTGCAGCAAGCGCATCACCCTGCTGGCTAAAAAGCGCCGCGTAGTGTGACAACGTCACGTTAGACAGCGTAACACCGCCGGATAAGGTGCCTAACATCCCGGACATCACCATCGACGCGCCGGGTAAAACCACCGCGACAATCCCGACCGACGCCATCACGGCCACCACGGGCAGCGTCCAGACGCCCGCCTCCGCACCCATGTTTTCAGTGGGTTTGCCGGTGATACTGGTGACATCATGATTGCCGGTCAGCTTTTTCTGCACGCCCCAGGCGCACAGCGCAATGGCAACTAACACCACAGAGAGCATCGACGCGCCCGACAGATCGATCGGCCAGTCGGCGAGTTTTTTCTCGATATCGGTCGTCAGCATCACCACGCCTGCGCGGGTTCCCAGCGCTGCCGGAACGCCAAACTCTTCGATCGCCAGCGTAAAGGCCAGCAGCATTCCGGCAGCCAGAGACGGTGAAAGCATCGGCAACGTAATGTGCCAGAATGCCCTGCCCGCGCTGGCTCCGTGAACGCGCGCTACCAGCGCCAGACGCTGCCCGCTGGCAAGTAAACTGCGCGAAACCGCGAAATAAACCACCGGGAAAATATTCAGCGCCATCACCAGCACAATGCCCGTTTTGCTGAACAAAAGGGAGTTTAACGAAATGCCGGTTAGCTGCTGCAAATAGCCGTTAGTCTGAAGCACCAGCATCCACGACAGCGCGGCAATGTACGGCGGCGTTAGAAACGGGATCAGAAACAGCAGATCCCACAGACGTGGCAGCGGCAAATTAAACAGCCCGCGTGCCACGCCGAGCGGAAAGCCAATCAGCGCACTGACTAACGCCACGCCGAGCGCGATTTGCAGCGTCCCACTCAGCATTCCAGGCAACTGCGGCTCATCAATGAGCGCAGTCACGCCGCCAAAAGCACCCGCAAGCGAGCCTGCGCTAAACTGCGGAAACACCGCTTGCAGCACGATAAACGCCAGCGGAAACGCCACCAGAATCACCAGCAGCGCCAGCGTCATGACGGATAAAAGTCGTTGATTCACGAGGAAATCCTGAAGACGGGGTCGCCCCCGTCAGATGAATTACAGAGAGAAAAGCGTGTTGAAGCGCTTAAGAATATCGCTGCGCTCGCGGGTGCCATCGCTTTTGGTTGGCAAGATTTTCAGCTCGTTGAGCAGTGGGCGTTTGGCCTGAACATCGTCACGCGCGGGCATCAGCCAGGCATCGGCAACCATTGTCTGGCCTTCCGGCGACAGCACGTAATCGATGAAGGCTTTGGCATCATCCGTATGCTGCGTGGATTTGAGGATCATCATCGGGCGCGGCGCGATCACCGTGCCGCTGGCCGGGAAAATCACTTTCAGGGATTCGCCCTGATTGATGTTGCCGTAGGAGACATAATCTACCGCGCCAAACACTGCCGCTTTAGCCCCCTGCATCACCGGCGTTACCGCCTGCGCATTCGGGCCGCTGACAACCATGCCGTTCTTTTTCAGCTCATCAAACAGCGCCCAGGCTTTATCACCCATGCCGTTTTGCAGACCGATCAGCAAATCGAGCGACGCACCGGACAGCGCTGGATCGGGCGTCGTGACTTTATCCTTGAAGGCATCGGTGGTCAGGTCCTGCCACTCTTTTGGCTCCGGGGTACCGCTTTTGGTATTCCATACAATGCCGAGGGCCGACACGCCCTGAGCGACGTAATCCGCCGATTTCAGCTCCGCCGGGACTTTTTCAGCGTTGACGCTAACGTAGGGCAACAGCCAGCCGCGCTGATGTAAATCCTCCGCCGTATCCCATGACGCGGAGATCAGAATATCGGCCTGCGGATTAGCCTGCTCGGCCTCCAGTCTGGCCATCACTTTGCCGGTGGTCGCCTGGAAGATATCGACTTTGACCCCGGTTTTCTTTTCAAACCCGGTCGCCAGATTTTTAGCCAGCGACCCCGGCCCTGCGGTGTAGACGGTCAGCGCATGGGCGCTGGACATCATGACGGAAGATAGTTCCACGGCGAGCAAAACTCCTTTATTGAAGGCAAATGACTTTTTCATGCGAACTCCCCTGAGGATGAAATCAAACGATCGGCAGCGACGCTGCCCGCAGACAAATGCACGATGCGATCGGCCAGGATTTCAGCCTCCCGGCGGTCGTGCGTAACATAAACGGCGGTAGTCCCGAGCTGGCGCAGCAGTGCAGCCATCTCCAGGCACAGTGATTCGCGAAGTTCGCTGTCAAGATTGGAGAGCGGTTCGTCAAACAGCAGCACGCGCGGTTCGGCGACGATGGCACGCGCTAGCGCCACACGCTGTTGCTGACCGCCGGATAATCCGGCCGGTTTTCGTTCGGCGAAATCACGTAAGCCAACACGGGAGAGCGCCTGCGACACGCGAGCTTCGCACTCCCGGCGCGGGAGGTTGCGCATTTTCAAGGGAAACGCCACGTTTTGTGCCACCGTCATGTGCGGCCACAGAGCGTAATCCTGGAAGACCATGCCGATGTCGCGGGCTTCCGGCGCCAAAGACCAGCCCGCTCTTGCGACCTGTCGTCCACCAAAGAAGATTTCTCCCGCAGCCGGTTGCGTTAACCCGGCGAGCAATCGCAGAAGCGTACTTTTCCCGCAGCCTGACGGACCGAGCAGCGCGACTACGCTACCCGCATCAATGTGCAGATCGATGTGATTTAATACGGTGTTCGCACCAAAGGCGTACGACACGCCGTTGAGCGTGATATCGCTGACCATCTTGTTATCCTCTTTGGGATTTAGTGTCCGCCACTGTAGGCAGGCTGTATGACGAAGGCATGACACGCAGGTTGCAGCTTGATTTCATCCACGTTTCAGTCGTTTAATGCCATATCCCACCGATTAAGGAATGCTCATGACCCCTTTCCGTCCCGTTGAGTTAAAACATGCGAGCCGCCTTCTGAATCACGGTCCTACGGTGCTTATCACCAGCCGCGATGAGACTATCGACCGGCGCAACGTGATGGCTGCCGCCTGGTCGATGCCCGTCGAATTTGAACCGCCGCGCATTGCGATCGTGGTCGACAAAAGCGCGTGGTCCCGCGAGCTGATTGAACGCAGTGGGATGTTCGGGATAGTCATTCCGGGCGTCGCCGCCGCCAACTGGACCTACGCCGTCGGCAGCATCAGCGGTCGCGATGAAGATAAATTCAACGCTTATGGAATCCCGGCGATTAACGGCCCAGTGCTGGGCCTGCCGGTGATTGAAGAGAAATGCCTGGCATGGATGGAGTGCCGCTTATTACCGCCGACCTCCGCCGCCGAAAAATACGATACGTTATTTGGCGAAGTGGTGGCCGCTGCAGCCGATGAACGCGCATTTGTCGCCGGACGCTGGCAGTTTGATGCGGATAAATTGAATACATTGCATCACCTGGGCGCGGGAACGTTTGTGACGAGTGGGAAGATGGTGAAAGCGCCGGATTGAACGAATGAATTATATGTATTTTCAATAACACAAACTGTCTACCATTGAGAACAAAATCAGGCGTTTATTGACGATACCGTTGCACCCGCAACTTATCGTCAAAGGGAGTACGCCATCCTATGTCATGGAATAAATACGCTGCTGTTGAATTTGCCAAAAATCACGCCCTCCACGAGAGTCATAGACAATGTGAACTGTATGTCAAAAAAGCCATAATCGCTGGAGGCCTGCCTATTCATGGCATCGGTTCAGCGAAAGATATGGGCATGACTTTAACGCAGGTCGGATTTCAAAAAGTCTTCGGCGCGCCCCAATTAGGAGATGTTGCGGTTATACAATCAATAACCAATCATCCCGACGGACACGTTTGTATTTTCGACGGGCAACAATGGCTCAGCGATTTCGCTCAGCGCACCCTGTATCCTGGAGGTGCCTATAGAAAAAGCCATCCTGACTATCAGTTATACAGGCATTATTAATATGAAAAAAATCATGCTTATTGCTCTGTTTTTCATGCATTCAGCGCAGGCTGAATACAGTGAAAAAGCTTCTCAGACTGCGTTGGAATTTAATAAATGGTATGTCGCGCAGGTTGCTATGGATCATTTTCCGATAACAGATAGTCCAGAAATAGAGAAATACGTCACTGTGGATACTATGAAAAAATTACGTCATGCTCAGGACCCCCGGTATACGGACGACGAATTTTATGACGCTGATTTTTTCCTCAAATCTCAGGACATTGGCGATGACTGGGTTAAAAATGTCTCTGTGATAGCATCTGAGTATGATCCTGTATGCACTAATATCTATGTGACATTTGGCTCAAAAGAAGACAACACAGTTATCGACTGTATGGTTGAAGAAAAAGGCGTCTGGAAAGTTCAGTCCGTTGCCAGGAAAGAAATTAGCCGGAACGAGGTTCTGAAATAGCAAAAAGCGCGGTAATTAATAATTACCGCGCTTTTCTTAACTTACCGGTTTACGCTTTCGCGCGGCTGGCAATAATATCCTCTGCCACGTTGCGTGGAGCCTCGGCGTAGTGATGGAATTCCATGCTGTAGGTTGCGCGGCCCTGCGACATGGATCGCAACGTGGTCGCATAACCAAACATCTCCGCCAGTGGAACGTCAGCGCGAATAATCTGGCTGCCGAACCGTTCGTCCATGCCCTGCACCATCCCGCGACGGGAAGAGAGATCGCCCATAATATTCCCGGCGTACTCTTCCGGCGTTTCCACCTCGACGTGCATCACCGGTTCCAGAATCGCCGGGTCGGCTTTGCGCGCGCCGTCTTTAAACCCGAAGATCGCCGCCATTCGGAAGGCCATTTCCGAGGAGTCGACGTCATGATACGAACCAAACGTCAGGGTCGCTTTCACGTCCACCACCGGATAACCCGCCAGCACGCCGCTGTTCATAGCTTCACGCAAACCTTTTTCCACCGATGGAATGTATTCGCGCGGCACCACGCCGCCTTTGGTGGCATCTTCAAACTTAAAGCCGCTGCCCGGCTCGAGCGGTTCGAGGCTCAGGACCACGTGGCCATACTGCCCTTTACCGCCGGACTGGCGCACAAATTTGCCTTCGATCTCTTTCACCGCTTTGCGCAACGTCTCGCGGTAGGTCACCTGCGGGCGACCTATATTGGCTTCGACGCCAAACTCACGCTTCATACGGTCGACGATAATTTCCAGATGCAACTCGCCCATCCCGGAGATAATCGTCTGGCCGGACTCTTCATCTGTGTGCAGACGGAACGACGGATCTTCTGCCGCCAGCCGCTGCAACGCGATGCCCATTCTCTCTTGATCGGCCTTGGTTTTCGGCTCGATCGCCAGCGAAATCACCGGTTCCGGGAATTCCATGCGCTCAAGCGTGATCACATGATCCGGATCGGTCAGGGTGTCGCCTGTTGTGACATCTTTTAATCCGACGCAGGCGGCAATATCCCCCGCACGCAGCTCGTCGACTTCATGACGATCGTTGGCATGCATCAGCACAATACGTCCAATACGCTCTTTTTTCCCTTTAACCGGGTTGTACACCGCGTCGCCTTTTTTCAGCACGCCGGAATAGACGCGGATAAAGGTCAACTGGCCGACGTACGGGTCGGTCATCAGCTTGAACGCTAACGCCGAGAACGGTTCGTCGTCGCTCGGATGGCGCTCGGCGGGTTGGCCTTTTTCATCCACGCCATCAATAGCCGGAACGTCGAGGGGCGACGGCATCAGTTCGACAACCGCATCGAGCATGCGCTGCACGCCTTTGTTTTTGAACGCGCTGCCGCACAGCATCGGCTGGATCTCACCTTTAATGGTGCGCTGGCGTAGCCCGTCGATGATTTCGGCTTCATCCAAATCGCCCGTTTCCAGGTATTTATCCATCAGCGCATCAGTGGCTTCCGCCGCCGCAGAGACCATTTTCTCACGCCAGATTTTCGCGGTACTGAGCAAATCATCCGGAACCGGCCCGTAGCTGAAGGTCATACCCTGGGTGGCATCGTCCCACAAAATGGCGCGCATTTTGATGAGATCGACCACGCCAGTAAAGTGTTCTTCGGCACCGACGGGAATGACAATCGGCACCGGATTGGCTTTAAGGCGGTCAATCATCATCTGCACTACGCGGAAGAAATCAGCCCCCTGGCGGTCCATTTTATTGACGAAAGCCAGGCGTGGCACGTGGTACTTGTTAGCCTGTCGCCAGACCGTTTCCGACTGCGGCTGTACGCCACCGACGGAGTCATACACCATCACAGCGCCATCGAGTACACGCATTGAACGTTCCACCTCAATGGTGAAATCCACGTGCCCTGGGGTGTCGATAATGTTGATCCGGTGCGGTTCAAAATTTCGGTCCATACCGGGCCAGAAAGCGCTCACGGCTGCGGAAGTTATCGTGATTCCGCGCTCTTGCTCCTGCGCCATCCAGTCAGTTGTTGCCGCACCATCGTGGACTTCACCCATTTTGTGGCTCATCCCGGTGTAAAACAGAATGCGCTCGGTGGTGGTCGTTTTACCGGCATCGATATGCGCGGAGATACCGATGTTGCGATAACGTTCGAGGGGGACGGGTCGGGGCATGATAAATCCTTAGTCAGTTTGACTTGAGTAGTACAACCGGAATGGTTGTCTGTGTGTTCGTCTGCTATAATAGTCCTATTGTACGAGTATATACGAACTATTTTTTTAAGGGTGTGCCTATCATTAAGATAGCTCAACCTGTCCGCTAACCCAGGAAGTCTATGATCGCTAACCACCCCGAACCTGAACAAATCACGCTGGAAAATGTGCTGTTAGCCCTCGGCAACCCGCTGCGACTGGAGATCCTCCGCCTGCTCGCTGACGGCAGCGAACTCAGCTGCAACGCCCTGCGCCCGGAAGAAATCGCCAAATCGACGATGACCCACCACTGGCGAGTATTGCGCGACAGCGGTGTGATCTGGCAGCGCCCACAGGGACGCGAGAATATGATTTCGTTGCGAAGAGAAGATTTGGACGCCCGCTTTCCGGGTTTGTTGGATACGTTGCTGAAGGTGATGTAGTCGTTTTGTGCCGGGTGGCGCTGACGCTTACCCGGCCTACGGTTTGCAGTGATTTGTAGGCCGGGTAAGGCGCAGCCGCCACCCGGCTTAAATTGCTGCTTCAGACCTCCGGTGACCACCCGTCATACTGCAACGAGAACCGCGCATCATTCCCTTTCACACGGGCTGTTACTGGTGAATTAAAATGCATGCCTGTTACGCTGATTTTATCTGACACCACCCGTTCCAGCAGACGTTTGCGAGCTCCCGCCGCCGCTACCGGATCGGTATCAAACGCAATCGTCACTTCTGGATGCTCAACCTGAATATGCGGGAAATGGACAATATCCCCCCAGATGAGTAAGGACTCTTGATCGTTACCGATCAGATATCCAGTATGGCCAGGTGTATGCCCGGGTAACGGCACAGCCTGAATCCCAGACACAATGTCCTCCTGACTGAAGGGAACCAGTTTCTCCTCGTAGGCCGCAAAAGCATTTTGCGCGAGTAAAAAAGACGGATTAAATACCCCTGGCGCACTCGCATGAATTGTTTTATTGCGCCAGAAAGACAACTCTTTCTCGTGAACATACACCCTTTCAACGTTACGAAAGAGGGGTGTATTCAGTGGACCCGCGATACCGCCAATATGATCGGGATGCGCATGTGTCAGCAGGATGGTGTCAATTTGTAAAGGATCTATCCCTGCCGCCGCCAGCGCGACCGGCAAACGTCCGCCCCAGCCTTTAAAATTCCCCGCTCCGCTATCCACGAGGATAGTCTGATTACCGGTCTGGATAACGTACACGTTGATGTTCATTCGCGGCAGCGAAGAGACGCCACGCTGTTGAAGGAGTGCTTCAGCTTTTGAGCCATCGATCCCCGACAGCAGTTCAAATGAAGCATCCAGATACCCATCGCTGAGCATGGTAACCAGCATATTGCCGATTTTTTTACGGTTAATCATGGGGGCCTGAAATGTCTGCAGTAACGTCATGTTGTGACCTCGAAAATGTGAATTAGATCAGCATAACCCTCTGACGAGACGATAAAAAGTGGCAAATGTGTTTCAGGCTATTATCGAGCTACGCAGATTTGAAAACCTTGCCGGGTGGTGGCTGCGCCTTACCCGGCCTACGGGTCCGATGATTTTGTCGGCCGGGTAAGCGTGAGCGCCACCCGGCAAAAATCTTACATCGAATACCCAGGCTTCTTAATCAGCTCATCCAGTTTCGGGCCGATCTCCGTATCCCAGACCTGCGCCTTCCAGTCTTCCTGTTGCACCTGATTCAGGGCAACGGACACGGAAGCGTCTTTACTGTTGAAATGGCGAATAATCACTTCGGCGATGTCCGCTGCCAGTGCGGTTTTTTGTTCTTCGTTCAGATCGCGGGGAAAACATTTGATATCGACGTGTGGCATGTGCAGGCTCCTGTGTTGTGAGCGTTTCAACTTATCAGATTATTTCGTTTGCTTTTAACACCTTGTGCAGTTCTGGCAGCTGACAGACGGAATCTGCGATCGCGGTAATATGCGGCGTGTTGGCAGCAAACCATTCATGGCGCGGGCCCCAGGTGCGCATCACCGCGATATAGACGTCAATCAGCGTAAGCTGTTCGCCGAACGCCCAGGGCGCGGCTTCGAGATGATTATCCAGCCACAGATAGAGCGATTGACGATACGCCAGGCAATTTTCCCGCAGCTGTTCCGGCGCGTCGGGTGCCCAGCGCTCCGGATAATCGGCGTAGGTAAAAGTGGGATAGACATTGGCGACAAGCCAGACAAGCAGACGCTGAAACTGCACCCGATCCGGATGGCCGACAGGCGGCGCCAGATCCGGGCAGCGGTCGAGAATCATCAACCCGATGGCCGCCGTTTCGCTCATCACCGCGCCGTTTTCCATTTCTAGCGTCGGGACCTGACACAGTGGATTGAGTTTCTCAAGAAGGACGCGCTGTGGGCCAGGCGAGTCAAACCCGTCGACATTGATAAACTGATAAGGAATATCGGCCAGGGTCAGCATCACTTCGCTGATGGCCGATCCCCAGCCGGGTACGCCGTACACCTTGATCATACTGCCCCCACTCAGGAGAAATCCTAAGTGTAGAACATCAGTAGGTAATGCCCGGCGGATTGACTTCGGACTGCGCCACGCCCTCGCCCTGCTCACCCCAGCGAGCCAGCACCTGTTGATATTCACCGCGCTGAATAGCCCCGTCCAGCGCGGCCTGCAATGCATACACCAGCTCATTGCCTTTTTTGGTGGTTGTCGCGACGTAGGCTTTTTTCGGCCCCAACCCCACGACTCGGGATTTTCCGGTCAGCGCCGCTTTATAGGCAGAAACCGACTGTGGCCCGAAGAACACATCCGCACGTCCGGACTGGATATACAAATTGCCAGAGGCGTCATCTGTCAGATAAACCGGCAGCGCAGGCTCGCGCCCGGCCTGTTTGTTCTCTTCGTTCCAGCCGAGAAGGATGCGCTCCTGATTGGTGCCAGAGCCAACGATCACTTTTTTGCCCGCCAGATCTTCAGCTTTTTTGATCGACTGCACGTCGCTGGTGGATTTCACCGAAAACGCCAGGGAATCGACGCGATAGGTCGCAAAATCGAACTTCTGTTTACGCTGCTCGGTCACCGCGATATTCACCAGCGCCACGTCGTAGCGCCCGGAGCTGATCCCCAGCGGCCAGTCTTCCCATGCGGTTGGCACCAGTTTCAGTTTTAATCCGAGACTGCCCGCCAGCAGACGAGCAATATCCGGATCGCTGCCAATGCGGGTACGGTTGTCGCTGGCCAGCAGCGCCAGCGGAGGTGAATTGAGCGCGGAAATGGCGACCGTCAGCGTGCCTGGCTCAACAAATTTATAATTTTGCGGGATCTTCGCGATCGCGGCTTGATCGACTGTTACCGGCAACGGCTGCTCGTTGGCTTTTAAATCGATGCTCGCCTGGCTCACCGATACGACGCCCAACAGCGCCAGAAATCCATATTTCATACCCACTCCTTACAACACTTTTGACAGGAACTGACGCGTTCGCGCATGGGATGGACGGTTTAACACCTCGTCGCTGCTGCCCTGCTCGACTATTTTTCCATCAACCATAAACACCACCTGATCGGCTACCTCGCGGGCAAAGCCGATCTCGTGCGTCACCACCACCAGCGTGGTGCCGGATCGGGCGAGCTTTTTGATGACATCCAGCACTTCACCCACCAGCTCCGGGTCAAGCGCCGACGTCGGTTCATCAAACAACATCACGCGCGGTCGCAGCGCGAGAGCGCGAGCAATGGCTATGCGCTGCTGTTGCCCGCCGGACAGATGGCGCGACCAGGCATCGGCTTTTTCGCGCAAACCGACCACATCCAACAGGCCATAAGCCCGCTCGACCGCCTCTTTGCGGCTTAATTGTTTGTGCGCAATCGGCGCTTCGATCAGGTTTTCCAGCACCGTGAGATGCGGAAACAGATTGAAGTTCTGAAACACGTATCCGACATTGACGCGCTG
Above is a window of Lelliottia jeotgali DNA encoding:
- a CDS encoding N-hydroxyarylamine O-acetyltransferase, which produces MSPFLSAYFSRIGWQQPVSVDIDTLRALHLSHNCAIPFENIDVVMTREIQLDDQCVADKLVSARRGGYCFEQNGLFERVLREVGFEVRSVLGRVILANPPQMPPRTHRLLLVELNGERWIADVGFGGQTLTAPIRLIAGEEQATPHGVYRLMNENNDWVLQFRHHEHWQSMYHFDLATQYFTDYVMGNFWSAHWPQSHFRHHLLMCRHLPDGGKLTLTNYHFTHWQGARAVETVNLPDANALYAVMQARFGLGVDDPKHGFSLTELTAVMAGFDTHPEAGK
- a CDS encoding ABC transporter permease, translating into MNQRLLSVMTLALLVILVAFPLAFIVLQAVFPQFSAGSLAGAFGGVTALIDEPQLPGMLSGTLQIALGVALVSALIGFPLGVARGLFNLPLPRLWDLLFLIPFLTPPYIAALSWMLVLQTNGYLQQLTGISLNSLLFSKTGIVLVMALNIFPVVYFAVSRSLLASGQRLALVARVHGASAGRAFWHITLPMLSPSLAAGMLLAFTLAIEEFGVPAALGTRAGVVMLTTDIEKKLADWPIDLSGASMLSVVLVAIALCAWGVQKKLTGNHDVTSITGKPTENMGAEAGVWTLPVVAVMASVGIVAVVLPGASMVMSGMLGTLSGGVTLSNVTLSHYAALFSQQGDALAALGTSLSLALGAACITGMLGLLASWLVVVQKIKGRGFIDALSLMPAALPGVVVGVGLILLWNQPFWVISPYNSWAILLLSYCCLLLPWPVRYVGSALRQLGGNLEPAARVHGASAFQALRFIVLPLVFPALLAAMLMVFAIASRELVTSLLLAPAGTQTVSVFIWRQFEQGSVGQGMAMATLTLITGLTLMLTALHIMQRGARR
- a CDS encoding Ferric iron ABC transporter, iron-binding protein, which gives rise to MKKSFAFNKGVLLAVELSSVMMSSAHALTVYTAGPGSLAKNLATGFEKKTGVKVDIFQATTGKVMARLEAEQANPQADILISASWDTAEDLHQRGWLLPYVSVNAEKVPAELKSADYVAQGVSALGIVWNTKSGTPEPKEWQDLTTDAFKDKVTTPDPALSGASLDLLIGLQNGMGDKAWALFDELKKNGMVVSGPNAQAVTPVMQGAKAAVFGAVDYVSYGNINQGESLKVIFPASGTVIAPRPMMILKSTQHTDDAKAFIDYVLSPEGQTMVADAWLMPARDDVQAKRPLLNELKILPTKSDGTRERSDILKRFNTLFSL
- a CDS encoding Molybdenum transport ATP-binding protein ModC translates to MVSDITLNGVSYAFGANTVLNHIDLHIDAGSVVALLGPSGCGKSTLLRLLAGLTQPAAGEIFFGGRQVARAGWSLAPEARDIGMVFQDYALWPHMTVAQNVAFPLKMRNLPRRECEARVSQALSRVGLRDFAERKPAGLSGGQQQRVALARAIVAEPRVLLFDEPLSNLDSELRESLCLEMAALLRQLGTTAVYVTHDRREAEILADRIVHLSAGSVAADRLISSSGEFA
- a CDS encoding NAD(P)H-flavin oxidoreductase, whose amino-acid sequence is MTPFRPVELKHASRLLNHGPTVLITSRDETIDRRNVMAAAWSMPVEFEPPRIAIVVDKSAWSRELIERSGMFGIVIPGVAAANWTYAVGSISGRDEDKFNAYGIPAINGPVLGLPVIEEKCLAWMECRLLPPTSAAEKYDTLFGEVVAAAADERAFVAGRWQFDADKLNTLHHLGAGTFVTSGKMVKAPD
- a CDS encoding Translation elongation factor G — its product is MGEVHDGAATTDWMAQEQERGITITSAAVSAFWPGMDRNFEPHRINIIDTPGHVDFTIEVERSMRVLDGAVMVYDSVGGVQPQSETVWRQANKYHVPRLAFVNKMDRQGADFFRVVQMMIDRLKANPVPIVIPVGAEEHFTGVVDLIKMRAILWDDATQGMTFSYGPVPDDLLSTAKIWREKMVSAAAEATDALMDKYLETGDLDEAEIIDGLRQRTIKGEIQPMLCGSAFKNKGVQRMLDAVVELMPSPLDVPAIDGVDEKGQPAERHPSDDEPFSALAFKLMTDPYVGQLTFIRVYSGVLKKGDAVYNPVKGKKERIGRIVLMHANDRHEVDELRAGDIAACVGLKDVTTGDTLTDPDHVITLERMEFPEPVISLAIEPKTKADQERMGIALQRLAAEDPSFRLHTDEESGQTIISGMGELHLEIIVDRMKREFGVEANIGRPQVTYRETLRKAVKEIEGKFVRQSGGKGQYGHVVLSLEPLEPGSGFKFEDATKGGVVPREYIPSVEKGLREAMNSGVLAGYPVVDVKATLTFGSYHDVDSSEMAFRMAAIFGFKDGARKADPAILEPVMHVEVETPEEYAGNIMGDLSSRRGMVQGMDERFGSQIIRADVPLAEMFGYATTLRSMSQGRATYSMEFHHYAEAPRNVAEDIIASRAKA
- a CDS encoding Transcriptional regulator, ArsR family, whose protein sequence is MIANHPEPEQITLENVLLALGNPLRLEILRLLADGSELSCNALRPEEIAKSTMTHHWRVLRDSGVIWQRPQGRENMISLRREDLDARFPGLLDTLLKVM
- a CDS encoding MBL fold metallo-hydrolase is translated as MTLLQTFQAPMINRKKIGNMLVTMLSDGYLDASFELLSGIDGSKAEALLQQRGVSSLPRMNINVYVIQTGNQTILVDSGAGNFKGWGGRLPVALAAAGIDPLQIDTILLTHAHPDHIGGIAGPLNTPLFRNVERVYVHEKELSFWRNKTIHASAPGVFNPSFLLAQNAFAAYEEKLVPFSQEDIVSGIQAVPLPGHTPGHTGYLIGNDQESLLIWGDIVHFPHIQVEHPEVTIAFDTDPVAAAGARKRLLERVVSDKISVTGMHFNSPVTARVKGNDARFSLQYDGWSPEV
- a CDS encoding putative tautomerase ydcE translates to MPHVDIKCFPRDLNEEQKTALAADIAEVIIRHFNSKDASVSVALNQVQQEDWKAQVWDTEIGPKLDELIKKPGYSM
- a CDS encoding putative GST-like protein yncG is translated as MIKVYGVPGWGSAISEVMLTLADIPYQFINVDGFDSPGPQRVLLEKLNPLCQVPTLEMENGAVMSETAAIGLMILDRCPDLAPPVGHPDRVQFQRLLVWLVANVYPTFTYADYPERWAPDAPEQLRENCLAYRQSLYLWLDNHLEAAPWAFGEQLTLIDVYIAVMRTWGPRHEWFAANTPHITAIADSVCQLPELHKVLKANEII
- a CDS encoding Periplasmic binding protein, coding for MKYGFLALLGVVSVSQASIDLKANEQPLPVTVDQAAIAKIPQNYKFVEPGTLTVAISALNSPPLALLASDNRTRIGSDPDIARLLAGSLGLKLKLVPTAWEDWPLGISSGRYDVALVNIAVTEQRKQKFDFATYRVDSLAFSVKSTSDVQSIKKAEDLAGKKVIVGSGTNQERILLGWNEENKQAGREPALPVYLTDDASGNLYIQSGRADVFFGPQSVSAYKAALTGKSRVVGLGPKKAYVATTTKKGNELVYALQAALDGAIQRGEYQQVLARWGEQGEGVAQSEVNPPGITY